Proteins co-encoded in one Ananas comosus cultivar F153 unplaced genomic scaffold, ASM154086v1, whole genome shotgun sequence genomic window:
- the LOC109704590 gene encoding uncharacterized protein LOC109704590: MCDQRRGKCFRCGQAGHIARDCPQGGALPAQSVASAPAIPARYAMPPAAASAGRAAAPRQPEPARSAPIGRMYAAQVQEEELIEAEERNVVAGMVLVNGVRARALFDTGASHSFINRSFAQVHDIEISLGENVWRVEGPGRAFLVRKRCLACPVQVGDWIMPVDLLVLKRLKEFD, from the coding sequence ATGTGTGATCAGCGCCGAGGAAAGTGTTTTAGATGCGGGCAAGCAGGGCACATCGCACGCGACTGCCCTCAAGGAGGGGCTTTACCTGCTCAGTCTGTTGCATCGGCCCCGGCAATTCCGGCTCGTTATGCCATGCCACCTGCTGCGGCGTCGGCTGGGCGTGCGGCGGCACCACGTCAACCTGAACCTGCACGATCGGCTCCAATTGGAAGGATGTATGCCGCGCAAGTGCAAGAAGAGGAGCTCATTGAAGCCGAGGAGCGCAATgtagtggcaggtatggttttggtTAATGGTGTTCGAGCAAGagctctttttgatactggcgCATCTCACTCCTTCATTAACCGGTCATTTGCACAAGTGCATGATATTGAGATTAGTCTCGGGGAGAATGTGTGGCGTGTAGAAGGACCCGGACGAGCTTTCCTTGTTAGGAAGCGATGTTTGGCGTGCCCAGTACAAGTGggtgactggattatgccggtcGACCTGTTAGTGCTGAAGAGGTTGAAGGAGTTTgat
- the LOC109704591 gene encoding uncharacterized protein LOC109704591, which yields MSPRTRRIAGLRECFDSGVAVPFLCCLALSVLTFAASYLTLHRTSFKFSPFQSLIFSSSHHLLYLPQPNNTTTPHHAPPPSNLWHEMSDEELLRKAATTTTTAAASCGGKAEERKKVAFMFLTRGRMPLAPLWERFFRGHDSRLFSIYVHAPPPEFTEEPPQGSVFFRRQIPSKVSRQLLS from the coding sequence ATGAGCCCAAGAACACGGCGAATCGCCGGCCTGCGCGAGTGCTTCGACTCCGGCGTCGCCGTCCCGTTCCTCTGCTGCCTCGCGCTCTCCGTCCTCACCTTCGCAGCCTCTTACCTCACCCTCCACCGGACCTCCTTCAAATTCTCTCCCTTTCAGAGCCtgatcttctcctcctctcaCCACCTACTCTACCTTCCGCAGCCCAACAACACCACTACTCCCCACCACGCACCTCCTCCCTCCAACTTATGGCATGAGATGAGCGACGAGGAGCTGCTGCGgaaggcggcgacgacgacgacgacggcggcggcttCTTGCGGCGGCAAGGccgaggagaggaagaaggtggCGTTCATGTTCCTGACCCGGGGGAGGATGCCGCTGGCGCCGCTGTGGGAACGGTTCTTCCGCGGGCACGACAGCAGGCTCTTCTCCATCTACGTCCACGCGCCGCCGCCGGAATTCACGGAGGAGCCGCCGCAGGGGTCCGTCTTCTTCCGGCGTCAGATCCCCAGCAAGGTCAGTCGCCAGTTGCTTAGCTAA